In one Silene latifolia isolate original U9 population chromosome 10, ASM4854445v1, whole genome shotgun sequence genomic region, the following are encoded:
- the LOC141607389 gene encoding uncharacterized protein LOC141607389, with protein MVQDMVEQVRLIRQKTKAAQDRHKSYADLHRRDIEFAMGDKVLLKVSPMRGVMRFGKKGEVVYWLALPPTLDRVHNVFHVSKLRNYVSDPSHVLEVENIELDESLSYAEIPKEILVRKVYLVTEL; from the exons ATGGTGCAGGATATGGTTGAACAGGTTCGGCTAATTCGTCAAAAGACgaaagcagctcaggatcgcCATAAGAGTTATGCCGATCTACACCGCAGAGACATTGAGTTCGCCATGGGTGACAAAGTCCTTTTGAAGGTGTCACCAATGCGAGGagtgatgaggtttgggaagaagg gtGAGGTGGTCTActggttagctttaccaccaacTTTAGATCGAGTCCACAACGTCTTTCATGTTTCAAAGCTCCGAAATTATGTGAGTGACCcttcacatgtgcttgaggttgagaacatcgaacttgatgagtCCTTATCTTATGCTGAGATTCCTAAAGAGATATTAGTCCGCAAG gtatatTTGGTTACGGAGctgtaa